From one Armatimonadota bacterium genomic stretch:
- a CDS encoding ABC transporter permease subunit → PPLLTLAGLRMAFAVTGAAVVERIFAYPGMGLLLFEAVARRDYPVLQGIFLVASAAVLTATFLLDAAAARLDPRLRERRA, encoded by the coding sequence TGCCGCCGCTGTTGACGCTGGCGGGCCTGCGGATGGCCTTCGCCGTCACCGGCGCGGCGGTGGTCGAGCGCATCTTCGCCTACCCGGGGATGGGGCTGCTCCTCTTCGAGGCCGTGGCGCGCCGCGACTACCCGGTCCTGCAGGGGATCTTCCTGGTGGCGAGCGCCGCCGTCCTCACCGCGACCTTCCTCCTGGACGCGGCGGCCGCCCGCCTCGACCCACGGTTGCGGGAGCGGCGGGCGTGA
- a CDS encoding ABC transporter permease, giving the protein MTGLRRLVRHTLTGGTLPALLGLGGLLLATLLADALSPYPPRAMVAAPLMPPGPGHPLGTNDLGQDLWSQWLHGARASLLVGFAVAGCSTIISGGVGLLSVTWPAGRPTLLALTDALLAVPHLPLVVLVLALLGPGLWHLVAALAVVAWPAFARVVRAQALSAARRDYVAAARALGAGPGRILRTCLLPEVAPTLWTKFLLTVRWAILMEAALALMGLGDPNAPSWGTVLHGAFSYPLLFLGSTWLWWAMPPALGVAAVTLLLSVLGADFEGWLNPASRPARAVAGASTVRPEARATS; this is encoded by the coding sequence GTGACGGGTCTGCGGCGCCTGGTGCGCCACACGCTCACCGGAGGGACCCTGCCGGCGCTTCTCGGACTGGGCGGGCTGCTGCTGGCCACCCTGCTTGCGGATGCGCTGAGCCCCTACCCGCCGCGGGCGATGGTGGCGGCCCCGCTCATGCCGCCGGGTCCGGGACATCCGCTCGGGACGAACGACCTGGGGCAGGATCTCTGGAGCCAGTGGTTGCACGGGGCGCGCGCGTCGCTCCTCGTCGGGTTCGCGGTGGCGGGGTGCTCGACGATCATCTCCGGCGGCGTCGGACTCCTCTCCGTCACCTGGCCGGCGGGCCGCCCGACCCTGCTGGCCCTCACCGACGCCCTCCTCGCCGTCCCCCACCTGCCGCTCGTGGTCCTGGTGCTGGCGCTGCTCGGCCCCGGGCTCTGGCACCTGGTGGCCGCGCTGGCGGTGGTGGCCTGGCCGGCCTTCGCCCGGGTGGTGCGGGCGCAGGCGCTCAGCGCCGCCCGGCGCGACTACGTCGCCGCGGCCCGGGCACTGGGAGCCGGTCCCGGGCGCATCCTGCGCACCTGCCTCCTGCCCGAAGTGGCCCCCACGCTGTGGACCAAGTTCCTGCTCACGGTGCGCTGGGCCATCCTCATGGAGGCCGCGCTGGCGCTGATGGGGCTCGGCGATCCCAACGCGCCCAGCTGGGGCACGGTGCTGCACGGCGCGTTCAGCTACCCGCTGCTCTTCCTCGGGTCCACCTGGTTGTGGTGGGCGATGCCGCCGGCCCTCGGGGTGGCCGCTGTGACCCTCCTGCTCTCGGTGCTGGGCGCGGACTTCGAGGGATGGCTGAACCCGGCGTCACGGCCCGCCCGCGCCGTGGCGGGCGCCTCGACCGTCAGGCCTGAGGCGCGGGCGACGTCCTGA
- the trpA gene encoding tryptophan synthase subunit alpha, which translates to MSRLGERFAGLDGRPALIPFLMAGDPDLEASGRLLRAVARVGDIVEVGVPFSDPIADGPTNQRAAQRALAGGVTLGAVLELVRALARDVPVPVVLLTYANPVAQYGWERFCRDARAAGVDGVVVPDLPADEADPLLAPARHHGLDTVFLVAPTTSEPRLRLAASRSTGFVYCVSLTGVTGVRRAVPPEAVDLLRRVKAVTPLPACAGFGIATPEQAAAVGAAADGVIVGSALVDLVEQLGAAAEGPLVELLTRVRAALVRTSPAPQA; encoded by the coding sequence GTGAGCCGCCTGGGGGAGCGCTTCGCCGGCCTGGACGGGCGGCCGGCCCTCATCCCCTTCCTCATGGCCGGCGACCCGGATCTGGAGGCGAGCGGGCGGCTGCTGCGGGCGGTGGCCCGCGTGGGCGACATCGTCGAGGTGGGCGTGCCCTTCTCCGACCCCATCGCCGACGGTCCCACGAACCAGCGGGCGGCGCAGCGCGCCCTCGCCGGCGGCGTCACCCTGGGTGCCGTACTCGAGCTGGTGCGCGCGCTGGCCCGCGACGTCCCCGTCCCCGTGGTGCTCCTCACCTACGCCAACCCGGTCGCCCAGTACGGGTGGGAGCGCTTCTGCCGCGACGCGCGCGCGGCGGGCGTGGACGGCGTGGTGGTGCCCGACCTCCCGGCCGACGAGGCCGACCCGCTCCTGGCGCCCGCCCGCCACCACGGACTGGACACGGTCTTCCTGGTGGCCCCCACCACCTCGGAGCCGCGCCTGCGCCTGGCCGCATCCCGCTCCACCGGGTTCGTCTACTGCGTCTCGCTCACCGGGGTGACCGGGGTGCGCCGCGCAGTGCCGCCCGAGGCGGTGGACCTCCTGCGCCGCGTGAAGGCGGTCACGCCTCTCCCGGCCTGCGCCGGGTTCGGGATCGCCACGCCGGAGCAGGCGGCGGCCGTGGGGGCGGCAGCCGACGGGGTGATCGTCGGCAGCGCCCTGGTGGACCTGGTCGAGCAGCTGGGTGCGGCGGCGGAGGGGCCGCTGGTGGAGCTCTTGACCCGCGTGCGCGCGGCGCTGGTCAGGACGTCGCCCGCGCCTCAGGCCTGA
- the trpB gene encoding tryptophan synthase subunit beta gives MDRSPVTSPPGRRGYFGSYGGRFVPETVIPALEELEAAYATLSRDAGFQETYARYLRDYCGRPTPLFSAARLSAALGGLRVYLKREDLLHTGAHKINNALGQALLARAMGKRRIIAETGAGQHGVATATAAALLGLECHVYMGTEDMARQRLNVVRMRLLGAEVIPVDGGSRTLKDAINEALRDWVTNVRTTFYVIGSVVGPHPYPTIVRDFQAVIGREARAQVLEAAGRLPDAAVACVGGGSNAIGLFHAFRDDPVRLVGVEAGGAGLASGAHAATLVAGRPGILHGAFSYLLQDASGQVRETHSISAGLDYPGVGPEHAYLKETGRAEYVAVTDAEALEGFRLLARTEGILPALEPAHAVAYLPRLAASLPPEAVVVLGLSGRGDKDVEVVARAVGEDATAVVDGAHPVPALAEREPRR, from the coding sequence ATGGACCGATCGCCCGTGACCTCGCCGCCGGGCCGGCGCGGGTACTTCGGATCCTACGGCGGGCGGTTCGTGCCGGAGACGGTCATCCCGGCGCTGGAGGAGCTGGAAGCGGCCTACGCGACGCTCTCACGCGACGCCGGCTTCCAGGAGACCTACGCCCGCTACCTGCGCGACTACTGCGGCCGCCCCACTCCCCTCTTCTCCGCCGCGCGGCTCTCCGCCGCGCTCGGCGGCCTGCGCGTCTACCTGAAGCGCGAGGACCTGCTGCACACGGGCGCCCACAAGATCAACAACGCCCTCGGGCAGGCCCTGCTGGCCCGCGCCATGGGCAAGCGCCGCATCATCGCCGAGACCGGCGCCGGGCAGCACGGCGTGGCCACGGCCACGGCGGCGGCGCTGCTGGGGCTGGAGTGCCACGTCTACATGGGCACCGAGGACATGGCCCGCCAGCGCCTCAACGTCGTGCGCATGCGCCTGCTGGGCGCCGAGGTGATCCCCGTGGACGGGGGCAGCCGCACGCTGAAGGACGCCATCAACGAGGCGCTGCGCGACTGGGTGACCAACGTCCGCACCACCTTCTACGTCATCGGCTCCGTCGTGGGCCCCCACCCCTACCCGACCATCGTGCGGGACTTCCAGGCGGTGATCGGCCGCGAGGCCCGCGCCCAGGTGCTGGAGGCCGCGGGCCGCCTGCCCGACGCGGCCGTGGCCTGCGTGGGCGGCGGCAGCAACGCCATCGGGCTGTTCCACGCCTTCCGCGACGACCCGGTGCGCCTCGTCGGCGTGGAGGCCGGCGGCGCGGGGCTGGCCAGCGGGGCGCACGCCGCCACGCTGGTGGCCGGCCGGCCCGGCATCCTCCACGGCGCCTTCTCCTACCTGCTGCAGGACGCCAGCGGGCAGGTGCGCGAGACCCACTCCATCTCCGCCGGGCTCGACTATCCGGGGGTGGGACCGGAGCACGCCTACCTGAAGGAGACGGGACGGGCGGAGTACGTGGCGGTCACGGACGCGGAGGCGCTGGAGGGGTTCCGCCTGCTGGCCCGCACCGAGGGGATCCTGCCGGCGCTGGAGCCGGCGCACGCCGTGGCCTACCTGCCGCGTCTGGCGGCGTCGCTCCCGCCGGAGGCGGTGGTGGTGCTGGGGCTCTCGGGGCGCGGCGACAAGGACGTCGAGGTGGTGGCGCGGGCGGTGGGGGAGGACGCCACGGCGGTCGTGGACGGCGCGCACCCGGTGCCGGCCCTCGCGGAGCGGGAGCCCCGCCGGTGA
- a CDS encoding phosphoribosylanthranilate isomerase produces the protein MPRVRVKICGVQDPATAEAAATAGADAVGLVFAESRRRVTVAQATAIARALPPFVAAVGVFVDAPLEEVLALAHGVPLDAVQLHGEESPEEVEALRAQGLRVIKAVRVGEEDSAAVVRAAVERFSRASAILLDSRGEGVAGGSGRPFPWAVGEGLSARMPVIVSGGLRAETVPEALTRLRPYGVDVSSGVERDGRKDPEAIRAFVAAVRAWECAQR, from the coding sequence GTGCCCCGCGTCCGCGTGAAGATCTGCGGGGTGCAGGACCCCGCCACCGCCGAGGCGGCCGCGACGGCCGGGGCGGACGCGGTGGGGCTGGTCTTCGCGGAGAGCCGCCGCCGGGTCACGGTGGCGCAGGCCACCGCCATCGCTCGGGCGCTGCCGCCCTTCGTGGCGGCGGTGGGGGTGTTCGTGGACGCGCCCCTCGAGGAGGTCCTGGCGCTGGCGCACGGGGTGCCGCTGGACGCGGTGCAGCTCCACGGCGAGGAGAGCCCCGAGGAGGTGGAGGCGCTGCGGGCGCAGGGGCTGCGCGTCATCAAGGCGGTGCGCGTGGGGGAGGAGGATAGTGCGGCCGTTGTCAGGGCGGCCGTGGAGCGCTTCTCTCGGGCGTCGGCCATCCTCCTGGACAGCAGGGGAGAGGGCGTGGCCGGGGGGAGCGGGCGCCCCTTCCCCTGGGCGGTGGGTGAAGGGCTGAGCGCCAGGATGCCCGTCATCGTGTCCGGCGGGTTGCGGGCGGAGACGGTGCCGGAGGCGCTGACGCGCCTCCGGCCCTACGGGGTCGACGTGAGCAGCGGGGTGGAGCGCGACGGGCGCAAGGACCCGGAGGCCATCCGCGCCTTCGTGGCGGCCGTGCGCGCCTGGGAGTGCGCGCAGCGCTGA
- the trpS gene encoding tryptophan--tRNA ligase, whose product MKRGRLLTGDRPTGKLHLGHYVGTLANRVRLQDQYECFFFLADYHLLTTRLEGLDEVEQNIREIVLDYLSVGIDPQRSTIFVQSKVPQIPEIALVFSMLVTVPRAQRVPTLKEVMRDLQIAQPSVGLLAYPILQAADILSVRAEIVPVGRDQASHLELTREIARRFNETFGPVFPEPQTLLGDVPVLPGIDGKAKMSKSLGNAIYLSDDEATVTQKVMRMYTDPTRIHPTDPGHVEGNPVFIYHDAFNADRAEVEELKARYRQGRVGDVEVKQRLARALNAFLEPIRERRRRYEAMRDAVDDILAAGCRHAREEAAVTLELMKAAMKFDYFPEAAPVRAG is encoded by the coding sequence GTGAAGAGGGGACGGCTGCTGACGGGGGACCGCCCGACCGGCAAGCTCCACCTGGGGCACTACGTCGGGACGCTGGCCAACCGGGTGCGCCTGCAGGACCAGTACGAGTGCTTCTTCTTCCTGGCCGACTACCACTTGCTCACCACGCGGCTGGAAGGGCTGGACGAAGTCGAACAGAACATCCGCGAGATCGTGCTGGACTACCTCAGCGTCGGCATCGACCCGCAGCGCAGCACGATCTTCGTCCAGTCCAAGGTCCCCCAGATCCCGGAGATCGCGCTGGTCTTCTCCATGCTGGTCACCGTCCCGCGGGCGCAGCGGGTGCCCACGCTGAAGGAGGTCATGCGCGACCTGCAGATCGCCCAGCCGTCGGTGGGCCTGCTGGCCTACCCCATCCTGCAGGCGGCGGACATCCTCTCGGTGCGCGCGGAGATCGTCCCCGTGGGGCGGGACCAGGCCTCCCACCTGGAGCTGACCCGGGAGATCGCCCGGCGCTTCAACGAGACCTTCGGGCCGGTCTTCCCCGAGCCGCAGACCCTCCTCGGGGACGTGCCGGTGCTGCCGGGGATCGACGGCAAGGCCAAGATGAGCAAGTCCCTCGGCAACGCCATCTACCTCTCCGACGACGAGGCCACGGTGACGCAGAAGGTCATGCGCATGTACACCGACCCGACCCGCATCCACCCCACCGACCCGGGGCACGTAGAGGGCAACCCCGTCTTCATCTACCACGACGCCTTCAACGCCGACCGCGCCGAGGTGGAGGAGCTGAAGGCCCGTTACCGCCAGGGGCGCGTGGGGGACGTGGAGGTGAAGCAGCGCCTGGCCCGGGCCCTCAACGCCTTCCTCGAGCCCATCCGGGAGCGCCGTCGTCGCTACGAGGCGATGCGCGACGCCGTGGACGACATCCTGGCGGCGGGCTGCCGCCATGCCCGGGAGGAGGCGGCGGTCACGCTGGAGCTGATGAAGGCGGCGATGAAGTTCGACTACTTCCCCGAGGCGGCCCCGGTGCGGGCCGGCTAG
- the trpC gene encoding indole-3-glycerol phosphate synthase TrpC, with protein sequence MSAPPSVLETIAAHKRAEVAAARAHVSDAEVRRRAAAAPAPRDFAGALRGAGFGVIAEIKRASPSAGTLGDVPSPAALARAYADGGAAALSVVTDARFFRGRPEDLQEARAAVDLPVLRKDFVLEPYQVYEARALGADAVLLIAALLEVEALAMLRRLAAELGMAALVEVHTVEEARRARAAGAELVGVNNRDLRTFTVDLETTRRLAPLLPPGAVRVAESGIGGPADVARLRPYVDAVLVGSALVRSPDPADLVRRMRLAAADVPVGPHARVPGRGGRTDG encoded by the coding sequence GTGAGCGCACCCCCGTCGGTCCTGGAGACGATCGCCGCGCACAAGCGCGCGGAGGTGGCCGCCGCGCGCGCCCACGTCTCCGACGCGGAGGTGCGGCGCCGCGCCGCGGCGGCGCCGGCGCCCCGCGACTTCGCGGGGGCGCTGCGGGGGGCGGGGTTCGGGGTCATCGCCGAGATCAAGCGCGCCTCGCCCTCCGCCGGGACGCTGGGCGACGTCCCCTCCCCCGCCGCCCTCGCCCGCGCCTACGCGGACGGCGGTGCCGCCGCGCTCTCGGTGGTCACCGACGCGCGCTTCTTCCGCGGGCGGCCGGAGGACCTCCAGGAGGCCCGCGCGGCCGTGGACCTGCCGGTGCTGCGCAAGGACTTCGTCCTGGAGCCCTACCAGGTCTACGAGGCGCGGGCGCTGGGGGCGGACGCCGTCCTCCTCATCGCCGCCCTGCTGGAAGTGGAGGCGCTGGCGATGCTGCGGCGCCTGGCCGCCGAGCTGGGGATGGCGGCGCTCGTCGAGGTCCACACCGTTGAGGAGGCCCGGCGGGCGCGCGCGGCGGGGGCGGAGCTCGTCGGGGTGAACAACCGCGACCTGCGCACCTTCACCGTCGACCTGGAGACGACACGGCGGCTGGCGCCCCTGCTGCCGCCCGGCGCGGTGCGGGTGGCGGAGAGCGGGATCGGCGGACCGGCGGACGTGGCGCGCCTACGCCCCTACGTCGACGCGGTCCTGGTGGGGAGCGCGCTGGTGCGCAGCCCGGACCCCGCCGACCTGGTGCGCCGGATGCGCCTGGCGGCCGCCGACGTGCCCGTCGGGCCGCACGCCCGGGTGCCGGGCCGCGGCGGGAGGACGGACGGATGA
- the trpD gene encoding anthranilate phosphoribosyltransferase, translating to MELKEAIRKAVERQDLSEAEAHDALGVIMDGQATPAQIAALITALRMKGETVEEIAGFARGMRERAQRIRPRVDGLVDVVGTGGDRISTFNVSTTAAFVVAGAGAYVAKHGNRAVSRRCGAADVLEALGVNIQVAPEVVERCVEDIGMGFLFAPLYHPAMKHAVGPRREIGIRTVFNILGPLTNPAGARHLLVGVYDPALTELLAQVLLELGVRRALVVHGDGMDEVSTLGPTRVAEARDGRVRTYTVEPESLGLPRPAPEAIAGGAPEENARVAEAVLRGERGAPRDLVLLNAAAGLVAADLAEDLREGLALAVRAVDSGAAYERLEALRARTRAEAVV from the coding sequence ATGGAACTCAAAGAGGCCATCCGGAAGGCGGTGGAACGGCAGGACCTCAGCGAGGCGGAGGCGCACGACGCGCTGGGGGTGATCATGGACGGCCAGGCCACCCCGGCGCAGATCGCCGCGCTCATCACCGCCCTGCGCATGAAGGGGGAGACGGTGGAGGAGATCGCCGGCTTCGCCCGGGGGATGCGCGAGCGGGCCCAGCGCATCCGCCCGCGGGTGGACGGCCTGGTCGACGTCGTGGGCACCGGCGGCGACCGCATCTCCACCTTCAACGTCTCCACGACCGCGGCCTTCGTCGTGGCCGGGGCCGGGGCGTACGTGGCCAAGCACGGCAACCGCGCCGTGAGCCGGCGCTGCGGGGCCGCGGACGTCCTGGAGGCGCTGGGGGTGAACATCCAGGTCGCGCCCGAGGTCGTAGAGCGGTGCGTCGAGGACATCGGCATGGGCTTCCTCTTCGCCCCGCTCTACCACCCGGCGATGAAGCACGCCGTGGGGCCGCGGCGGGAGATCGGCATCCGCACCGTCTTCAACATCCTGGGGCCGCTCACCAACCCCGCCGGCGCGCGCCACCTGCTGGTGGGCGTCTACGACCCGGCCCTCACCGAGCTGCTGGCGCAGGTGCTGCTGGAGCTGGGGGTGCGCCGGGCCCTGGTGGTGCACGGGGACGGCATGGACGAGGTGAGCACGCTCGGCCCCACCCGGGTGGCGGAGGCGCGGGACGGGCGGGTGCGCACCTACACCGTCGAGCCGGAGTCCCTCGGCCTGCCCCGCCCCGCCCCCGAGGCCATCGCCGGCGGGGCGCCGGAGGAGAACGCGCGCGTCGCCGAGGCGGTCCTGCGCGGCGAGCGCGGGGCGCCCCGCGATCTGGTCCTGCTGAACGCCGCGGCGGGGCTGGTGGCGGCCGACCTGGCGGAGGACCTGCGCGAGGGCCTGGCCCTGGCGGTGCGAGCCGTCGATTCGGGGGCGGCCTACGAGCGGCTGGAGGCGCTGCGCGCCCGCACCCGCGCGGAGGCCGTGGTGTAA
- a CDS encoding aminodeoxychorismate/anthranilate synthase component II yields MPTVVVLDNYDSFAYNLVQYLGELGQGAFDVAVFRNDAVDVPTLAGMRPAAIVISPGPGTPEDAGIGLEVLRRLGPTTPVLGVCLGHQCIGAAYGGVVRRGTVPVHGKTSRIHHDGRTLFEGVPNPFEATRYHSLIVDRAGLPDVLEVSAWLEDGTIMGLRHRAHPVEGVQFHPESILTAPGKQILRNFLQRAGLAVRPATVVP; encoded by the coding sequence ATGCCGACCGTGGTGGTGCTCGACAACTACGACTCCTTTGCCTACAACCTGGTGCAGTACCTGGGCGAGCTGGGCCAGGGCGCCTTCGACGTGGCCGTCTTCCGCAACGACGCGGTGGACGTCCCCACGCTGGCGGGGATGCGTCCGGCGGCCATCGTCATCTCGCCGGGCCCGGGCACGCCGGAGGACGCGGGCATCGGGCTGGAGGTCTTGCGCCGGCTGGGCCCCACCACGCCGGTCCTGGGGGTGTGCCTGGGGCACCAGTGCATCGGGGCCGCCTACGGCGGCGTGGTGCGGCGGGGGACGGTGCCGGTGCACGGCAAGACCTCGCGCATCCACCACGACGGGCGCACCCTCTTCGAGGGCGTTCCCAACCCCTTCGAGGCCACCCGCTACCACTCGCTGATCGTGGACCGCGCGGGGCTGCCCGACGTCCTGGAGGTCAGCGCCTGGCTGGAGGACGGCACCATCATGGGGCTGCGGCACCGCGCCCATCCGGTGGAGGGGGTGCAGTTCCACCCCGAGTCCATCCTCACCGCGCCGGGGAAGCAGATCCTGCGCAACTTCCTGCAGCGGGCCGGGCTGGCGGTGCGGCCGGCGACGGTAGTGCCGTAG
- the trpE gene encoding anthranilate synthase component I produces MRLEIEPTKTEFLSRLREGNLVPVWGDLPADLETPISAFLKLRRGRPVGGALEEAFLLESVEGGERIGRYSFLGVGPFLTLRAWGRRVELRADGRVEEVDGDPTQVLREVLARYRPAPVAGFPRFFGGAVGYFGYDLVRQWERLPHRPPDDLGLPDCYLVFADAVVVFDHLKHTIRIVANGFADGAGTGAAAYQRAVERVEGLYERLRRPIVLPEPAGRVDPVPQTTMPVGQFVEAVARAKEYVRAGDIFQVVLSRRFALEVPGVDPLDVYRALRTVNPSPYMFFLDFDGVQLAGSSPELLVRLEGDVVETRPLAGTRPRGRDEFEDRRYEADLLADEKERAEHVMLVDLGRNDLGRVCRYGTVEVPELMAVERFSHVMHIVSDVRGRLRAGLDAVDVLRAAFPAGTVTGAPKVRAMEIIDELEPVARGPYAGAVGYIGFSGTMDTCITIRTLVLTGGRAYVQAGAGVVWDSVPEREYVETVNKAKALVRALELAGRRYREAERDAAVRAAAPAAVPVPGGEGR; encoded by the coding sequence ATGCGGCTGGAGATCGAACCGACGAAGACGGAGTTCCTCTCGCGCCTGCGGGAGGGCAACCTGGTCCCGGTCTGGGGCGACCTGCCGGCCGACCTGGAGACGCCGATCTCCGCCTTCCTCAAGCTGCGCCGCGGCCGTCCCGTCGGCGGGGCGCTGGAGGAGGCGTTCCTCCTGGAGAGCGTGGAGGGCGGCGAGCGCATCGGCCGCTACTCCTTCCTGGGTGTCGGCCCCTTCCTCACCCTGCGCGCCTGGGGCCGGCGGGTGGAGCTGCGCGCGGACGGGCGCGTGGAGGAAGTGGACGGCGACCCCACCCAGGTGTTGCGCGAGGTGCTGGCCCGCTACCGCCCCGCGCCGGTCGCGGGCTTCCCGCGCTTCTTCGGCGGCGCGGTGGGCTACTTCGGCTACGACCTGGTGCGCCAGTGGGAGCGCCTGCCGCACCGTCCGCCCGACGATCTGGGCCTCCCCGACTGCTACCTGGTCTTTGCGGACGCGGTGGTGGTCTTCGACCACCTGAAGCACACCATCCGCATCGTGGCCAACGGCTTCGCCGACGGCGCGGGCACGGGCGCGGCCGCCTACCAGCGGGCGGTGGAGCGCGTGGAGGGGTTGTACGAACGGCTGCGCCGGCCGATCGTCCTGCCAGAACCGGCGGGGCGGGTGGACCCCGTGCCGCAGACGACCATGCCGGTGGGGCAGTTCGTGGAGGCGGTGGCGCGGGCGAAGGAGTACGTGCGGGCGGGGGACATCTTCCAGGTGGTCCTCTCCCGCCGCTTCGCCCTGGAGGTGCCGGGGGTGGACCCGCTGGACGTCTACCGCGCCCTGCGGACGGTGAACCCCTCCCCCTACATGTTCTTCCTGGACTTCGACGGCGTGCAGCTCGCCGGCTCCTCGCCGGAGCTGCTGGTCCGGCTGGAGGGGGACGTGGTGGAGACGCGGCCGCTGGCCGGCACCCGGCCGCGCGGCCGCGACGAGTTCGAGGACCGCCGCTACGAGGCGGACCTGCTGGCCGACGAGAAGGAGCGGGCCGAGCACGTGATGCTGGTGGACCTGGGGCGCAACGACCTGGGCCGGGTCTGCCGCTACGGCACGGTGGAGGTCCCCGAGCTCATGGCGGTGGAGCGCTTCTCCCACGTCATGCACATCGTCAGCGACGTCCGCGGCCGGCTGCGCGCGGGGCTGGATGCGGTGGACGTGCTGCGGGCCGCCTTCCCCGCGGGGACGGTGACCGGGGCGCCCAAGGTGCGGGCCATGGAGATCATCGACGAGCTGGAGCCGGTGGCGCGCGGGCCCTATGCGGGGGCGGTGGGGTACATCGGCTTTTCCGGGACGATGGACACTTGCATCACCATCCGCACGCTGGTGCTGACCGGCGGGCGGGCCTACGTGCAGGCCGGGGCGGGCGTGGTGTGGGACTCCGTGCCGGAGCGGGAGTACGTGGAGACGGTGAACAAGGCGAAGGCGCTGGTGCGGGCCCTCGAGCTGGCCGGCCGGCGCTACCGGGAGGCGGAGCGCGACGCGGCCGTCCGCGCCGCCGCGCCCGCGGCCGTGCCGGTCCCCGGCGGGGAGGGACGTTGA
- a CDS encoding prephenate dehydrogenase — protein sequence MASRCVAVVGLGLVGGSLGMGLRRAGWAVVGVDRDPAVAEAAVARGAADEAGTDLRAVGGAEVTVVAVPLAAIVPVARAAAAHMRPGAVLTDTGSVKAPVVAALAGLPRVRFVGGHPMFGSEGEGIAAAEASLLPGRPYVLTPVEGTDPEAVGVVEALVRSLAMQPVRLPPEAHDRLAAQVSHLPYLVALALAEAVEEEARAIAGPAFREMTRVARSPRPMWAAIARANREAILAALDRFQEQLAALRAAVASARLHEDHPHAGDVTRSGDGARPGAAAHGDAARQEDATREGG from the coding sequence CTGGCCAGCCGCTGCGTCGCGGTCGTCGGGCTGGGGCTGGTCGGCGGCTCGCTGGGGATGGGGTTGCGGCGGGCCGGGTGGGCGGTGGTCGGGGTCGACCGCGACCCCGCCGTGGCAGAGGCGGCGGTGGCCCGCGGGGCGGCGGACGAGGCGGGCACCGACCTGCGGGCGGTGGGCGGGGCGGAGGTGACGGTCGTGGCGGTGCCGCTGGCGGCCATCGTGCCGGTGGCCCGGGCGGCGGCGGCGCACATGCGGCCGGGGGCGGTCCTCACCGACACGGGGAGCGTGAAGGCCCCGGTGGTGGCCGCGCTGGCCGGGCTGCCGCGCGTGCGCTTCGTCGGCGGCCACCCGATGTTCGGATCGGAAGGGGAGGGGATCGCGGCGGCGGAGGCCTCGCTCCTGCCGGGCCGGCCGTACGTGCTGACGCCGGTGGAGGGGACCGACCCGGAGGCGGTGGGCGTGGTGGAAGCCCTGGTGCGCTCGCTGGCGATGCAGCCGGTGCGCCTGCCGCCCGAGGCGCACGACCGGCTGGCCGCGCAGGTGAGCCACCTGCCCTACCTGGTGGCACTGGCGCTGGCCGAGGCAGTGGAGGAGGAGGCCCGGGCCATCGCCGGCCCCGCCTTCCGGGAGATGACCCGGGTGGCCCGCAGCCCGCGACCGATGTGGGCGGCCATCGCGCGCGCCAACCGTGAGGCCATCCTGGCGGCGCTGGACCGGTTCCAGGAGCAGCTGGCGGCGCTGCGCGCCGCGGTGGCGTCGGCGCGGCTGCACGAGGACCACCCGCACGCTGGGGACGTCACGCGCTCCGGAGACGGCGCGCGCCCCGGGGCGGCCGCGCACGGAGACGCCGCGCGCCAGGAGGACGCCACGAGGGAGGGCGGCTGA